The DNA sequence AAAAAAAGGGAAGAAGGCAAACTTCCCTGTTTAGTCATTTTCTTGATGTAAAGAGATAGTGAGTGTTCCAGTTAAAAATCAATTATATGCTACTCTATAAAATCTTTTCCACATAACGGATCGATAGGGACTGTTATTCTATCTCTTGCTATAACCGTATTATCTAAAACAGCATAACATTCAACATAGTGGTCTCCTTTAAACTGAGAATCTTCGTGATGTTTTATTTTACCTGAAAAAATAGCACCACGCTCACAATTTCTTCTAATCGCCTCAGCTCCAATATTTCTAACTTTCCAATAATATTTAACATCAGACAAAAGATTATCTGGAATATCTGATTTTATAATTTCAAAATCAAGAGATTTTCTGTTTTTAATCTTAAATCTACTCTTTAAAAAGTCTGAAAGAAGTGCTTTTCGAAAACCATCTTGAGTAATTTCACACTCCAAAACAATATTATAGCGGATATCAACACTAAACAATTCATCAATAAATTCTTCATTCGAAGCTCGATTTGTGGTAGAAGTTGATTGAGCGAATTTTCTACCAAATAGCTGTTTATAAACTTCAGTAAGTTTCTCTTCTGAAGCGTCTTCTATTTTCTTTAGAGCCTGCTTAGCTTTATTGATAAATTTTGCTCCATCATTATTATAAATCTTTTGATTACTACCTAAAGCATACCAATACTCTCTATTTTTATCTTGATTTGAAAAGTATTCAAAAATATCTTTCAAGAGAATATTATAATCAGAGTAATATATTTCAGAAATACCTTTATCATCAATAAAATCAGATATCAAAGTATCTATCAACAGCCCCTTAAATGAAAAGCCCATATGATTTTTCCATCGTCGTATGAGTCTTGTTAAGTTAGAAAAATGATTATTAAAATTCGAATTTAGAGATTTGCATTTTTCAATTTCAGGCCTTGGTTTAGTAGTTTTCCAAGAGCCTCCGTTACGAGAATCAGGATATTTAAAATTTCCATCAGATTGTTCGAAAGCTGGAACTAACTCAATTTTTCCACCATCCGAAAAATCAATAACAACGACCTGTCCGTCTCCTTTTATTTTTGTATTCGGGTATCTTTTTAGTAATTCGTTTTTTATTTCCTGTAGAAGTGCTGATTGACCATTGCCCTCATAAGAATCAAATCGTCTATACACTTCTGATGGTAGTGAAAAAATATAATCAAAATCACTAACATTTCGAACAGCCGTCGTTCTCCCGACACTACCGACAATCAAACCATTGTCAGTTTCTTCATCTTCAAGCTCATCTAAGGAATAGTATTTTCGATTAAGTCGTTTCGTAATCTCTTTTAATCTATTCTCCCATTTTTCCCATTCCTCATCCGTCATGGGCAGTTCGTCTTCGCAAAACTCTTTAAAATCATTAGATAAGGACATTATTCTTCCTCCCTAACTTTCATCAATTCTTTTGAAATAAAGTATTTATAGTCATCCTCATAATCATTATCTTTTCGTGATTTTATCAGTTCTGAAGCCTTGGATATATTTTTAGGAGAAGGATTGGAAAGTTTACCGTAAGCAACATCTCTTCGAAATTTTAATTCTTCGAAGGATTTTTGGATTTCACTAGAAGATTTTCCATTGTAAACCACCTCGGATAAAAGATTTTCAGCTGAGACCCTAAGATTCCAAAGTTCATCAACAGATTTCCTTTCCAAAGCTAGTCGTTCCTCAAAGTTAAACTCCTTGGTGATGCTAAAAATTATTGTAGTGACTAATGATAAAAATGCTGTAACAAGCTTTATCCAATATTCATCAAAGCAAAGTATTCCAACTAAGCCAGAAGAGACAACTCCAGAAATGATTATTGTTGCTATTCTAAACCATCGAATATAGCTTTCTAACTCGTCAATTCTAACCACATGAATTTTATGAGTCCAACCTACATTTACTATAAAATTTAAAAGTTCAAAGTGTAATTTTTCTTGATTTTTCGACATCAAACCTCCCTCCTTACTATTTTTGCCTATCTTGATATGTTTCCCAAACAAATGACACTACCGTTAATGCAGAGCCTACAACAACTGAAGCATATCTTTGTGGTAATTCTGTAAAGTTAGCACTTTTCCCGTGACCGTCGCCTTTATCATTTCGAAGATTGTTAATTCCCTTGATAATTTGATTCAAACCACTCAGAACCAGCTTTACATCTTGATTATTTTTAGCTGAAATATTTTCAGTAGCATCCAAATTCAAAAATTTAAAGACTTTCTTTTGCAAGGTTGCAATATCATTCGCATTAGAATACTCAATTTTCTCGTGGTCTAAAATATGTTTAAAACACGATTCCAGCAACTCTTTAGCCTTACCGATAGCATCCGCTGGAGAGCGAGAAATCATTTCATTCATAATCGCCATTTGCTTATCAATATAGCTACTATCAAAATAGTCAGATAGATATTCAACAGTATTATTTAAGTAAGATATTTGTGAGACTTCATATTTCGAAAGTCTCTCTTTCAATTTTAACGCCTGAGAGTTCTTCTCTTCAGTTTTCTCATAATATGAGTTAGGGAGATCTTCGTAATATCTTAGTAAATCTAAAGCCAATTTTAAAACAAGTTCATCTGATTCATTATTTACAAAAGCCTCTAAAGACTTTCCTTTAGATAAACCGTATTTTTCTTGAATATCTATCCCAACTGAATAAAAAGTAAAATCGGCAAAAGTAGAATTAGAAAAATCTAATACATAGCCTCCACTATTAAAAAATACTTTGATAAAACTCTTATCTTGAAAATTCAATTTCATATTCCCTACACTTAAAACATCAACTCGCTTCAAACAAATCCAGTTGACCAAAACTTTCTTCGAGTTTCTGTTGCTTAGCAATTATATCAACTTTTTGTTCTCCAATTATTGGTTTTATATCTTTCTCATAAGATATATTCGTAATATCTCCACATAATATTTCTGAATTCTGATGATTTTTTTGAAAGGTTTCTAAGGCTTTTTCGTCATTATCAATTCCTAATAGAACATTAAATCTAGCCATCTCGAATCCATAAGATAGACCGCCTGCTCCTGAAAATAAATCTACAATGTTATATTTTTTCAACTGATAAACTCCACACTATTTTCTCATATATAATTATACCATACTGCTTACTTAAAAATACTTCTACATAGATTACATCATATAATACTTAATGTAAACTGAATGAATATCGCTTTTATTTATTCACTATTCAATCAATTATATGGTTTAGACTCCGAAGATTATCATCACTAATCAAGTTAAACAGAAATAGACAGAATTACTACACTCTGCCTCCCTTTATTGTTTCTCTTCCCAATCGTGGTAGGCAGCATAGAGTTGGCTTTTATTCCACTGGTAGAGTTTCGCAACTTCCTTAATAGCTTGATTTTTCTTCATGCCTTGCTGGATACGGGATTGGATTTCTAAAAACAAATCCTCCTCATCCTTCTCCTCCTCATCCTGACTGGCACCTTCAACGATGAGAAGGCACTCGCCCTTAAGTGGCGTTTCAGCGATGTTTTCTAATAACTCAGAGATGGTACCTCGTTGGTATTCTTCATAGATTTTGGTCAATTCTCTGACCAAGACCACCGAGCGGTCGCCATAAACTGCTAGCATATTTTCCAGCGTATCAGCCACACGATGGGGCGATTCGTAGAAAATTTGAGTTTCTGGATAGTCTTTTTTGGCTTGAAAAAATTGCTTTTGCTGGCCTGATTTTCTCGGTAAGAAACCGTAAAAGATATGTGGCTGTGGCGCTAAACCACTGGCAATCAAGGCAGAAATCCCCGCAGAGGCACCCGGAACTGTGACAACTGCAATCTCTTCCTCGATGGCTGCCTTGACTAAATCATGACCAGGGTCCGAGATGCTAGGCAGACCCGCATCGGAGACCTGAGCAATACTTTGTCCTGCTTTCAGAAAACTAATCAAGTCAGGAATCTTTTCCTTGGCATTGTGCTCGTGAAAACTGATCTGCTTAGTGGAAATATCAAAATGCTTGAGCAAAAGCCCTGTATTGCGCGTGTCCTCAGCAGCAATCCAGTCCACCTCTTTCAAGGTCTGGATGGCACGAAAGGTCATATCATCCAGATTTCCAATCGGCGTTGCGACTAGGTAAAGTTTGCCATAGGGAGACTGCCCCTTAAAACTTTTTTGAATCTGCATGCCTACTCCCTATACAACAACTCATCACAGAACATACATTCCTCGTCCTGCTCCCGGCGTTGGCCGTAAAAATCATTACAAACGTGAAACCCATCCTTATAGATCCGACGGACGCTTTCACGAACATGCTTGGCCTTGACGGGAGCATCTGCTTCCACCTCACCTAAGCGTTCGCGTAACTTACTATTTTCCAAACGAAGAGCTGTATTTTCCTCTACTAGGCTCTTGAGATTTTTCTTAATGGCCTCAACATCGGCCAAGGTCACCAATAACTGTTGGGAAAAATCGTCCAGCGCATCAAATAATTCTTTCTTATCCATAAACCAGCCCTTTCCTTTCTTTATTCTTCATTGAGTTTATATTTCTTTCAAGACCAGATATTCCATGGCATTTTGAAAGCTGACATTGGCTTGCCACATTTTTCTAGCTTCTAGCAAATCTTGTAAAATCTGTCGAATCCTTGCTTGCAAGAGGTCCTGTCCACAGAGGACTTCGAGGATTCGCAAGACCTGTTCTTGTTTTTCCTTGTCATCTGCCAAGCTGGCTAATTTAGCAACTTGCAGATAACTTTCTTTTTTCTTAGCTAATAACCAGGTCAGCAGGCGTTCACTCTCTTCCACCAAGGTCCAAAAACTTGCCTGATTTGCCAGTTTTTCTGCTTCAGCACGCGATTGACTAAACAGGGCTAAGAGAGTCGCTTTTTTCTTGACCAGACCTGCTTGTTCTAATTGATGGATAAGCTTTTCTTCTTGCTTTTTAAAGTGAAAAATCTGGGTCCGACTACGGATTGTCGGTAAAATTTTTTCCTCATCGCTGGTCAAGAAGAAAATGTAAACTTCACTCTGAGGTTCTTCGATGACCTTGAGCAGAGAGTTGGCTGCGTTGGGATGCATTTTTTCCGCCTGCTCGATAATAAAGACCTGTTGCTGGCTTTCAATCCCTGCTTGGGAAAACTGACCCACCAATTCCCGAATGCGTTCTGTCTTGATGGCCTGATTGACTGGCTTAATCAAGGTAACATCGGGAAATTCTTCCTGTTCAATCAGCTTGCAGTTTCGGCATTTCTCACATGGTAGAACGCCTACTTTATCCCTACAAAAGAGGCTCTTAGCCAAAAACTGCGCCATTTCCAAGCTTCCAAAGAAACCTGAAAAGAGATAGGCGTGATTGAGCTGGTCTTGTTCTAGGATACGGACAAAGCGGTCAAACTGGTCTGGTTGCCAAGCCTTTAGTTGATCTTGTTTCATTTAGCCAAGCCCATTCTCTCAAACAAGACAGCCTTGGTAGCTTCCACAACCTCCTCCAAAGGAAGACTGGCATCAATCTTGACAATACGATTTCCTTCTTTTTCCAGAAGAGAAAGGTAGCCTTGACGGACTTTTTTGTGCAAGTCCAAACCTTCCAAGTCCAAACGATTAACCTCGCGATCACTATTAGCAGCAATACGAGCCAATCCTTCTTCCACCTCGATGTCAAAATAAAGTGTCAAATCGGGTTTGAGGCCATCTGTCGCAAAATGGTTGAGCCAATCAATAGCATCAATATCCAAGCCACGGCCAAATCCCTGATAAGCAACAGAACTATCGATGAAGCGGTCCATAATGACCAACTTGCCAGCTTCAAGGGCTGGAAGAACTTTTTCCACCAAGTGCTGTCTGCGACTGGCGATATAGAGAAGGAGCTCTGTTTTAGGATCCATCTGAGTATGGCTGGGGTCCAAAATCACTTGACGAATCTTTTCCCCAATCAAGACTCCACCTGGCTCACGGGTCGTCAACACTTCTACTCCTTTTTCCTCTAAAATTGGGAGCAGAGCCTCTAAAACGCTGGTCTTCCCTGCTCCCTCTGGTCCCTCAAGAGAGACTAAAAATCCTTTTGACATGTCTAACTCATTTCTTTTTTTCTACCTTCTATTCTATCAAAAAAATAGGTTTTTGTGACAATCTTTTTGTGTCTTCTCTATTCAATCGACCATAAAAGAGGCTGGGAGTCATCCAACCTCTTATTTACCTAGTTCTTGTGTTCGTTTATAGGATTGATGAACTGCGTCCATGACGGTGCCTCTAAAGGCATGTTCTTCCAGACTTGCTACACCAGCGATAGTCGAACCTCCTGGGCTGCAAACTTGGTCTTTCAATACTCCAGGATGTTGTTGACTTTCGAGGACCATTTGTCCAGCGCCGACTACTGTTTGGGCTGCCATTTTCAAAGCTATTTCTCGTTGCAATCCTGTCTGTACACCCGCATCTGCCAAAGCCTCGATAAAGAGATAGACAAAAGCTGGTCCACAACCTGCTAGACCTGTCGCCGCATCGATTAAACCATCTCCCAGCTCAACCAAAAGACCGGCCTTGGCTAATAACTGACAAAACAGACCATTGTCCTCAACACGACAGTTTGCTGACATGGCGTAACTAATCACTCCTTGGCCGATAGCTACTGGAGTATTGGGCATGATGCGAATGATTCGGTGGTGACTTGGCAGAAGACTCGCTAGTTTTTTCAAGGTCAATCCAGCTGCCATGGAGATCAGAAGAAGACTCTCTCTTTTTTCAAGGATGGTCTGATATTGAGCAAGTAGTTCAGAAAACTGGGCTGGCTTAACTCCTAGAAAAATCACATCTGCTTCTGCAAAAATTTCTTCATTGCTGGAAGCCTGACCGCCAAAGTTGGCGATGAAAGCATCTACTTTTGCTTGACTGCGATTGGCAAGGAGAATCTGTTCACCCGTCTTGGCCTGCCAGACAGCCTTGGCCAAACTAGCTCCCATATTCCCTAAGCCGATAAATCCAATCTTCATCTCTTACTCCCTTATCTGTCCGTCACCAGTAACCACATACTTGTAGCTGGTCAATTCCTTCAAGCCCATTGGACCACGCGCATGCAGTTTCTGAGTAGAAATCCCCATTTCACATCCAAGGCCAAATTGCCCACCATCAGTGAAACGCGTTGAGGCATTGATATAAACCGCTGCTGAGTCTACTTGATTTGTAAAGTAAGCCGCAGCTTCAGTATTTTCTGTCACAATGGCATCCGAATGATGGGTACTGTGAGCTTCAATATGCGCAACCGCTTCTTCTAAACTACTCACAACCTTAACCGCTAGGATATAATCTAAAAACTCGGTGTCAAAGTCTTGGGCCTCAGCTGATCGACCTGAAACAAACTGACTTGCTTTGCTATCCAGACGGAATTGAATCGGTTCCAGCCCATCTTCTTTCCGACTTGTAACCAGAACTTGCTCCAAGCGAGGAAGGAAATCCGCTGCCTTGTCTTCATGAACCAGCAAGACCTCCATGGCATTGCAGACAGAAGGGCGACTAGTTTTGGCATTGTTGATGATGGCTAGAGCCTTGTCTTCGTCTGCATCCTTATCTACATAGACATGGACAATCCCAGTTCCTGTCTCGATAACAGGCACGATAGCATTTTCAACCACGGCATTGATCAAACCAGCCCCTCCACGAGGAATGAGAAGGTCCAGATAACCCTTGGCCTTCATCATGGCATAGCTACTTTCTCGACTGGTATCTTCTACTAGTTGAATCACATCAGGATGAATGGTAGTCGTCTCCAAGCCCTTCTTCAGAGCTGTGACAATAGCATGAGCTGTTTGGTAGGCGTCCTTGCCACTACGAAGAACAACCGCATTGCCACTCTTGAGAGCCAAAGCAGCTGCATCAGAAGTTACATTCGGACGACTTTCATAGATAATACCAATAACCCCCATGGCCACCCGTTTTTTGGTGATAACCAAGCCATTTTCAAGCTGACTTGTTTCTAGGACTTCACCGATAGGATCTGGTAAAGCAACCACTTCACGAATCCCTCTTGCCATCGCTTCTATACGTCCCGCATCCAAATAAAGACGGTCTAGCATAACATCTGAGATTTTCCCCTTGGCCGCTTCTATATCGAGGGCATTTGCCACTAAAATCTCCTCAGTAGCTGCCAATAAATGATCTGCCATGGCTAGCAAGGCTTGGTTTTTCACTGCTTCACTGGCAGTATTGATTGATTTTTTAACAGCTTGTACTTGTTCAAATTGTTCTTGTGTACTTACCATCGTTCACCTCTAAAATTCTGTAAAGAGTAGCTGGATTTCAGGAGTGATGGAAATCCAGTCATCACGGTGAATCAAGACTCCCTTAGCTTTTTGAGAACGGAGCATATCTTCTAGGGCTGAAACGCCAAATTGGACACGTCCCTTTCCAAGAGATTGACCTGTTTCTTTATCTGCTACTGTGACAATATCATGGTAAGAGAAATTCCCTTCCACTTCTACCACACCTGATAAAAGGAGACTTTTTCCGTTTTTTGAAAGTGCTTCTGCAGCTCCACCATCTACCCAAATCGTTCCTTGACTTTGAGCATAGAAGGCCAGCCATTGTTTCTGGGTACGAAGTCCCTTCTCTTGCGCAACAAAGAAAGAACCATCCTTGGTCTCGTCCGCCGCCTCAATCAGCGCATCTGATTTCATGGACGAGCAGATATAGACTGGCACACCCGACTCCGTCGCAATAGTTGCAGCTTTGATTTTTGTCAGCATACCCCCAGTACCATTAGACGAACCTGCTCCACCAGCCATATCAATAATCTCACGATTGATAGTCTCGATTTTCTCAAGACGTTTAGCTTTTGGATCTGAGTTGGGATTGCCAGTATAGAGACCATCCACATCGGTCAAGAGAACTAGGAGATCCGCTTGAACCATAGCCGCTACCTGAGCACTCAGAGTATCATTGTCCCCAACCTTGAGCTCATCAATAACGACACTGTCATTCTCGTTGATGATAGGAATGGCACCACGATGAAGCAATACAGACAAGGCCTGATGGGCATTCTTATAGCGACGCTTATCTACAAAATCATCCTGTGTCAGCAAGATTTGTGCAGAAACGATTTGGCGCATGAGGAGGTTAGTCGTGTATTCTTCTAGGAGTAAACCTTGTCCTACTGCGGCCGAGGCCTGCTTATCTGCAATCTTGGTCGGACGTTTTTTAAAGCCCAAAGCTCCAAATCCTGCCGCTACTGCCCCAGATGACACCAAAATCAACTCATGTCCAGCTTCATGCAACATAGCTAATTGTTGGGTGATTGCCTTTACTTTACTTCTTGATAAACTCCCGTCTTCATTTGTCAAGGACGAAGTCCCTACCTTAAAGACGATTCGTTTGTACTTCATATTCTCACTCCGATTCTTCATATTTATCCATTATAACATGAATGCTTTAAAATAGAAAAGACTTGAAATAAAAAAGGTTGAGACAGGCATCTCAACTCTTTTATCACGTCTAATTCTTTCTTAATCTCTCCAAGGTTTCTTTAAAAATATCTGGAATATCTGCCGTAAACTCCAAGGTTTCACCTGTTTTCGGATGGGTAAAACCTAGAGTTTTAGCATGGAGAAATTGTCCATGTCCTTTCAGAGTTTTTCGAGGACCATAGACCTCATCCCCAGCGACTGGATGACCAATATAAGCCATGTGAACACGGATTTGGTGGGTACGTCCTGTCTCTAGTTGCAACTCCACTAAGGTATAATCACCAAAACGTTCCAAGACATGAAAACGCGTCACTGCCGGCTTCCCTTTAGCAGTCACAGCCTGTTTCTTACGGTCTTTTTCGCTCCGACCAATCGGCGCTTCAATCACACCACGATCATTAGGAAGATTGCCATGAACAATCGCCCAGTATTTACGTAGAGACTTCTTGTCCTTGAGTTCTTGGGCAAGTGCTAAGTGGGCCTCATCATTTTTCGCAATCATGAGGAGACCAGACGTATCCTTGTCAATACGGTGAACAATTCCTGGACGGAGGACCCCATTGATACCTGACAAGTCTTTGATATGGTACATGAGAGCATTGACCAAGGTTCCGCTAGTATGACCGGCGCTGGGATGAACCACCATACCCTGCGGCTTATTGACAACGGCGACGTCCTCATCTTGGTAGATAATTTCCAGAGGAAGTTCCTCAGCAACATACTCCAAAACCTCTGGTTCTGGCACATGGTAGGTGACGATATCCCCCTCTTGGACAGTGTATTTCGCTTTCTTGGCTTGCCCATTAACCAAAACTTGTCCAGCCTTGATTTGTTCATTAGCGAGACTGCGCGACAATTCTGTAAGATCCGACAGGGCCTTGTCTAAACGTTGCCCACCAGTTTCAATTTTTATTTCCATTTACTTCCTCTTTAAGCATTGCAATCAATAAAACAATGACACCAACTGTCAAATAGCTGTCAGCCACATTGAAAATCGCAAAGTTGATAAAGTCTAGGTGAAACATATCCACTACAAAACCTTGACTCATTCTGTCGATAAAGTTGCCCAGACCTCCCGCGATTATCAAAGTCAGTCCAAAAACTAGCCAGAGAGAGTCCTCCATGTGTTTATGTAGATACCAAATGGCACCTGCCATGACGACCAGTGTAATAACAGCAAATAACCACTG is a window from the Streptococcus oralis genome containing:
- the lspA gene encoding signal peptidase II, whose amino-acid sequence is MKKRGIVAVIVLLLIGLDQWVKAYVLQQIPLGEVRSWIPNLVSLTYLQNRGAAFSMLQDQQWLFAVITLVVMAGAIWYLHKHMEDSLWLVFGLTLIIAGGLGNFIDRMSQGFVVDMFHLDFINFAIFNVADSYLTVGVIVLLIAMLKEEVNGNKN
- the yabA gene encoding DNA replication initiation control protein YabA codes for the protein MDKKELFDALDDFSQQLLVTLADVEAIKKNLKSLVEENTALRLENSKLRERLGEVEADAPVKAKHVRESVRRIYKDGFHVCNDFYGQRREQDEECMFCDELLYRE
- a CDS encoding SLATT domain-containing protein, translated to MSKNQEKLHFELLNFIVNVGWTHKIHVVRIDELESYIRWFRIATIIISGVVSSGLVGILCFDEYWIKLVTAFLSLVTTIIFSITKEFNFEERLALERKSVDELWNLRVSAENLLSEVVYNGKSSSEIQKSFEELKFRRDVAYGKLSNPSPKNISKASELIKSRKDNDYEDDYKYFISKELMKVREEE
- a CDS encoding DNA cytosine methyltransferase — translated: MKKYNIVDLFSGAGGLSYGFEMARFNVLLGIDNDEKALETFQKNHQNSEILCGDITNISYEKDIKPIIGEQKVDIIAKQQKLEESFGQLDLFEAS
- a CDS encoding RluA family pseudouridine synthase, whose product is MEIKIETGGQRLDKALSDLTELSRSLANEQIKAGQVLVNGQAKKAKYTVQEGDIVTYHVPEPEVLEYVAEELPLEIIYQDEDVAVVNKPQGMVVHPSAGHTSGTLVNALMYHIKDLSGINGVLRPGIVHRIDKDTSGLLMIAKNDEAHLALAQELKDKKSLRKYWAIVHGNLPNDRGVIEAPIGRSEKDRKKQAVTAKGKPAVTRFHVLERFGDYTLVELQLETGRTHQIRVHMAYIGHPVAGDEVYGPRKTLKGHGQFLHAKTLGFTHPKTGETLEFTADIPDIFKETLERLRKN
- the tmk gene encoding dTMP kinase; the encoded protein is MSKGFLVSLEGPEGAGKTSVLEALLPILEEKGVEVLTTREPGGVLIGEKIRQVILDPSHTQMDPKTELLLYIASRRQHLVEKVLPALEAGKLVIMDRFIDSSVAYQGFGRGLDIDAIDWLNHFATDGLKPDLTLYFDIEVEEGLARIAANSDREVNRLDLEGLDLHKKVRQGYLSLLEKEGNRIVKIDASLPLEEVVEATKAVLFERMGLAK
- a CDS encoding abortive infection family protein, with protein sequence MKLNFQDKSFIKVFFNSGGYVLDFSNSTFADFTFYSVGIDIQEKYGLSKGKSLEAFVNNESDELVLKLALDLLRYYEDLPNSYYEKTEEKNSQALKLKERLSKYEVSQISYLNNTVEYLSDYFDSSYIDKQMAIMNEMISRSPADAIGKAKELLESCFKHILDHEKIEYSNANDIATLQKKVFKFLNLDATENISAKNNQDVKLVLSGLNQIIKGINNLRNDKGDGHGKSANFTELPQRYASVVVGSALTVVSFVWETYQDRQK
- a CDS encoding DNA polymerase III subunit delta', whose translation is MKQDQLKAWQPDQFDRFVRILEQDQLNHAYLFSGFFGSLEMAQFLAKSLFCRDKVGVLPCEKCRNCKLIEQEEFPDVTLIKPVNQAIKTERIRELVGQFSQAGIESQQQVFIIEQAEKMHPNAANSLLKVIEEPQSEVYIFFLTSDEEKILPTIRSRTQIFHFKKQEEKLIHQLEQAGLVKKKATLLALFSQSRAEAEKLANQASFWTLVEESERLLTWLLAKKKESYLQVAKLASLADDKEKQEQVLRILEVLCGQDLLQARIRQILQDLLEARKMWQANVSFQNAMEYLVLKEI
- a CDS encoding glutamate-5-semialdehyde dehydrogenase, whose product is MVSTQEQFEQVQAVKKSINTASEAVKNQALLAMADHLLAATEEILVANALDIEAAKGKISDVMLDRLYLDAGRIEAMARGIREVVALPDPIGEVLETSQLENGLVITKKRVAMGVIGIIYESRPNVTSDAAALALKSGNAVVLRSGKDAYQTAHAIVTALKKGLETTTIHPDVIQLVEDTSRESSYAMMKAKGYLDLLIPRGGAGLINAVVENAIVPVIETGTGIVHVYVDKDADEDKALAIINNAKTSRPSVCNAMEVLLVHEDKAADFLPRLEQVLVTSRKEDGLEPIQFRLDSKASQFVSGRSAEAQDFDTEFLDYILAVKVVSSLEEAVAHIEAHSTHHSDAIVTENTEAAAYFTNQVDSAAVYINASTRFTDGGQFGLGCEMGISTQKLHARGPMGLKELTSYKYVVTGDGQIRE
- the proC gene encoding pyrroline-5-carboxylate reductase, translating into MKIGFIGLGNMGASLAKAVWQAKTGEQILLANRSQAKVDAFIANFGGQASSNEEIFAEADVIFLGVKPAQFSELLAQYQTILEKRESLLLISMAAGLTLKKLASLLPSHHRIIRIMPNTPVAIGQGVISYAMSANCRVEDNGLFCQLLAKAGLLVELGDGLIDAATGLAGCGPAFVYLFIEALADAGVQTGLQREIALKMAAQTVVGAGQMVLESQQHPGVLKDQVCSPGGSTIAGVASLEEHAFRGTVMDAVHQSYKRTQELGK
- the rsmI gene encoding 16S rRNA (cytidine(1402)-2'-O)-methyltransferase; its protein translation is MQIQKSFKGQSPYGKLYLVATPIGNLDDMTFRAIQTLKEVDWIAAEDTRNTGLLLKHFDISTKQISFHEHNAKEKIPDLISFLKAGQSIAQVSDAGLPSISDPGHDLVKAAIEEEIAVVTVPGASAGISALIASGLAPQPHIFYGFLPRKSGQQKQFFQAKKDYPETQIFYESPHRVADTLENMLAVYGDRSVVLVRELTKIYEEYQRGTISELLENIAETPLKGECLLIVEGASQDEEEKDEEDLFLEIQSRIQQGMKKNQAIKEVAKLYQWNKSQLYAAYHDWEEKQ
- a CDS encoding SMODS domain-containing nucleotidyltransferase; the protein is MSLSNDFKEFCEDELPMTDEEWEKWENRLKEITKRLNRKYYSLDELEDEETDNGLIVGSVGRTTAVRNVSDFDYIFSLPSEVYRRFDSYEGNGQSALLQEIKNELLKRYPNTKIKGDGQVVVIDFSDGGKIELVPAFEQSDGNFKYPDSRNGGSWKTTKPRPEIEKCKSLNSNFNNHFSNLTRLIRRWKNHMGFSFKGLLIDTLISDFIDDKGISEIYYSDYNILLKDIFEYFSNQDKNREYWYALGSNQKIYNNDGAKFINKAKQALKKIEDASEEKLTEVYKQLFGRKFAQSTSTTNRASNEEFIDELFSVDIRYNIVLECEITQDGFRKALLSDFLKSRFKIKNRKSLDFEIIKSDIPDNLLSDVKYYWKVRNIGAEAIRRNCERGAIFSGKIKHHEDSQFKGDHYVECYAVLDNTVIARDRITVPIDPLCGKDFIE
- the proB gene encoding glutamate 5-kinase, whose protein sequence is MKYKRIVFKVGTSSLTNEDGSLSRSKVKAITQQLAMLHEAGHELILVSSGAVAAGFGALGFKKRPTKIADKQASAAVGQGLLLEEYTTNLLMRQIVSAQILLTQDDFVDKRRYKNAHQALSVLLHRGAIPIINENDSVVIDELKVGDNDTLSAQVAAMVQADLLVLLTDVDGLYTGNPNSDPKAKRLEKIETINREIIDMAGGAGSSNGTGGMLTKIKAATIATESGVPVYICSSMKSDALIEAADETKDGSFFVAQEKGLRTQKQWLAFYAQSQGTIWVDGGAAEALSKNGKSLLLSGVVEVEGNFSYHDIVTVADKETGQSLGKGRVQFGVSALEDMLRSQKAKGVLIHRDDWISITPEIQLLFTEF